One window from the genome of Rariglobus hedericola encodes:
- the gatB gene encoding Asp-tRNA(Asn)/Glu-tRNA(Gln) amidotransferase subunit GatB, producing the protein MKYEAVIGLEVHVQIKTHSKMFTRVAAGYGQPANTLTDPVVLALPGVLPVMNKAALDAIIKAGLLLGCDIAPVCKWDRKNYFYPDSPKNYQISQFDQPICLNGSVEIELPGAARNIQGEHKKIALTRIHLEEDVGKLNHEAFDSLVDYNRAGTPLMEIVSEPVIKSAEEAYAYLTSLRATMIYGGISDCDMEKGQLRCDANISIRPVGETKLGTKVELKNLNSISYVRDGIAHEIQRQLAVTQAGGTIVQETRDYDGEAGVSQSLRSKEMAHDYRYFPDPDLMPVKVDAAWKARIQAECPELPFAKQTRFFTQYSLPYTLTSVLVWDRTLADYFEEAAKFAGPGKAQAVGNWIVNDLQRELGAAKLDLAVSKVRPQHIADLVTLIDAGTLLNNTAKEVFIEMFATGEPPASIVARKGLAAAPTDTAELEGWCRDAIAANAKSVAEFKAGKESAINGLKGPIMKASKGKANPKLVDETLRRLLAE; encoded by the coding sequence ATGAAATACGAAGCCGTCATCGGTCTTGAGGTTCACGTCCAGATCAAGACCCACTCGAAGATGTTCACCCGCGTCGCCGCCGGCTACGGCCAGCCCGCGAACACGCTCACCGATCCCGTCGTCCTCGCGCTGCCCGGCGTGCTGCCGGTCATGAACAAGGCCGCGCTCGACGCCATCATCAAAGCCGGCCTGCTCCTCGGCTGCGACATCGCGCCCGTCTGCAAGTGGGACCGCAAAAACTACTTCTACCCGGACTCTCCGAAGAACTACCAAATCTCCCAGTTCGACCAACCGATCTGCCTCAACGGCTCGGTCGAAATTGAACTCCCCGGCGCCGCCCGTAACATCCAAGGCGAGCACAAGAAAATCGCGCTTACCCGCATCCACCTCGAGGAAGACGTAGGCAAGTTGAACCACGAGGCGTTTGATTCGTTGGTGGACTACAACCGCGCGGGCACTCCGCTCATGGAGATCGTATCCGAGCCCGTCATCAAATCCGCAGAGGAAGCCTACGCCTACCTCACGTCGCTGCGTGCGACCATGATCTACGGCGGTATCTCCGACTGTGACATGGAGAAGGGGCAGCTGCGTTGCGACGCCAACATCTCCATCCGCCCCGTCGGCGAGACCAAGCTCGGCACCAAGGTTGAGCTTAAAAATCTCAATTCGATCTCCTACGTGCGCGACGGCATCGCCCACGAAATCCAGCGCCAGCTCGCCGTGACCCAAGCCGGCGGCACCATCGTTCAAGAGACGCGTGACTACGACGGCGAAGCCGGCGTTTCACAGTCGCTCCGCTCGAAAGAAATGGCGCACGACTACCGCTACTTCCCCGATCCCGACCTTATGCCCGTGAAGGTCGATGCCGCGTGGAAGGCCCGCATCCAAGCCGAGTGCCCGGAGTTGCCGTTCGCCAAGCAGACGCGCTTCTTCACCCAGTATTCGCTGCCTTACACGCTGACGTCAGTCCTCGTGTGGGATCGCACGTTGGCCGATTATTTTGAGGAAGCCGCGAAGTTCGCCGGTCCCGGCAAAGCCCAGGCCGTGGGCAACTGGATCGTCAACGATCTCCAGCGTGAACTCGGAGCCGCCAAGCTTGATCTCGCTGTATCCAAAGTGCGCCCGCAGCACATCGCCGACTTGGTCACTCTCATCGACGCCGGCACGCTGCTCAATAACACAGCGAAGGAAGTCTTCATTGAGATGTTCGCCACTGGCGAGCCGCCCGCTTCTATCGTGGCTCGCAAAGGTCTCGCCGCCGCCCCGACCGATACGGCCGAGCTGGAAGGCTGGTGCCGCGACGCCATCGCCGCCAACGCGAAGTCCGTCGCTGAGTTCAAAGCCGGCAAGGAAAGCGCGATCAACGGCCTGAAGGGCCCGATCATGAAAGCATCAAAGGGCAAGGCCAACCCCAAGCTGGTGGACGAAACCCTGCGCCGTCTGTTGGCGGAATAA
- a CDS encoding ATP-binding protein encodes MNTALRAHAETDYAHELTALGAQDDRPRPPQWKLSPWAVTDYLLGKTLADGTVITPKYIGDRRTIEVAVSTLATDRALLLLGVPGTAKSWVSEHLAAAISGDSTLLVQGTAGTGEEAMRYGWNYARLIAEGPSDAALVPSPIMRAMREGRLCRVEELTRMPSDVQDTLITILSEKTLPVPELGREVLAAKGFNVIATANNRDRGVNELSSALQRRFNVVVLPLPATIDEEVAIVSQRVASMSKALSLPAQPPALQEIRRVVAIFRELRSGSTEDGKSKVKSPSGTLSTAEAISVVTSGLALAAHFGDGTLKAADIASSMVGAIVKDPVQDPVVFREYLETVVKERDGWKDLYRACRDQMK; translated from the coding sequence ATGAACACCGCGCTGCGCGCCCACGCCGAGACCGACTACGCCCACGAACTCACCGCCCTCGGGGCGCAGGACGACCGTCCGCGTCCGCCGCAGTGGAAATTGTCGCCGTGGGCGGTGACCGACTACCTGCTCGGCAAGACGCTCGCCGACGGCACGGTGATCACGCCGAAATACATCGGCGACCGGCGCACCATCGAGGTGGCGGTGTCCACGTTGGCGACGGACAGGGCGCTGTTGTTGCTCGGCGTGCCCGGCACGGCGAAGAGCTGGGTGTCGGAGCACCTCGCGGCGGCGATCAGCGGCGACTCGACCTTGCTGGTGCAAGGCACGGCGGGCACGGGTGAGGAGGCGATGCGTTACGGATGGAATTACGCGCGACTCATTGCCGAGGGGCCGAGCGACGCCGCGCTGGTGCCGAGTCCGATCATGCGGGCGATGCGTGAAGGGCGCCTGTGCCGGGTCGAGGAACTGACGCGCATGCCTTCCGACGTGCAGGATACGTTAATCACCATTCTCTCCGAGAAAACCCTGCCCGTGCCCGAGCTCGGCCGCGAGGTGCTGGCCGCGAAGGGGTTTAACGTGATCGCCACTGCGAACAACCGCGACCGCGGCGTGAACGAGCTGTCGAGCGCGTTGCAGCGGCGCTTCAACGTCGTGGTGCTTCCGCTGCCTGCGACCATCGACGAAGAAGTGGCGATTGTGAGCCAGCGGGTTGCCTCGATGAGCAAGGCGCTTTCGCTGCCGGCGCAGCCGCCGGCGTTGCAGGAGATCCGCCGCGTGGTGGCGATTTTCCGTGAGTTGCGCAGCGGTTCGACAGAGGACGGCAAGTCGAAGGTGAAGAGCCCGAGCGGCACGCTGAGCACGGCGGAGGCGATCAGCGTGGTGACGAGCGGACTCGCGCTCGCCGCGCATTTTGGCGACGGCACGCTGAAGGCCGCCGACATCGCCTCCAGCATGGTGGGTGCGATTGTGAAAGATCCGGTGCAGGATCCGGTGGTTTTTCGCGAATACCTCGAGACTGTCGTCAAGGAACGCGACGGCTGGAAAGACCTGTATCGCGCGTGCCGGGATCAGATGAAGTGA
- a CDS encoding DUF5691 domain-containing protein: MNRDPFSILTLLGTERMTAPPSAPHPVLAEAWAGLDWTARETAALSAMALVASARGAGAVAVKDSAPEPDPAPEESLSACPAGASALLRRMLAGEHAVVLSEWLALAAARKCRVRFRDLPALLRVASRERSLREAVLPVLGERGVWLARRADEWRRVLETAKVEDTAWETGELSERIAWLRQTRASDPTRAAEALAKAWAGATGEERERFTTVLAEAPTSQDVALLEGEALRDRRREVRLSARASLLRLPESAFSQRARTLVASMVVIEGMLMMRRLALRLPETFDAAWKADGIEEKPPAGTGPRAFWARQWIASVPLSAWTSRLDVGVEKLFALNRDDEWREIILLGWIDAATAAPEKENAEAFALHLIGLADWPKAAPSPAEVLPRLLTVLDPEAGARVLAAVPATDAGEGLYFELLFCTRFHLPDAAAREALQRCLAAFQAKPYPRLQSNHARELARRLPLATAGEAVRRLAALSELSSPAEELLRAIEFRQQVHQAFTVSIPS, from the coding sequence ATGAACCGCGATCCCTTCAGCATCCTCACCTTGCTGGGCACCGAACGCATGACTGCGCCGCCGTCCGCGCCGCATCCGGTGCTGGCCGAGGCGTGGGCGGGATTGGACTGGACGGCACGCGAAACCGCCGCGCTCTCGGCGATGGCGCTGGTTGCCTCGGCGCGAGGTGCAGGGGCGGTGGCCGTGAAAGACTCTGCACCCGAGCCCGATCCAGCGCCGGAGGAAAGCTTGTCTGCGTGTCCGGCGGGCGCGTCCGCATTGCTGCGGCGCATGCTGGCGGGTGAGCACGCGGTAGTGCTGTCCGAGTGGCTTGCCTTGGCGGCGGCGCGCAAATGCCGGGTGCGTTTTCGTGATTTGCCGGCGCTCCTGCGAGTGGCCTCGCGGGAACGCTCCTTGCGCGAGGCGGTGCTGCCGGTGTTGGGCGAGCGAGGTGTGTGGCTGGCGCGTCGTGCCGACGAGTGGCGGCGGGTGCTTGAAACCGCGAAGGTCGAGGACACGGCGTGGGAGACGGGAGAGTTGTCCGAGCGGATCGCCTGGCTGAGGCAAACCCGCGCCAGCGATCCGACTCGCGCGGCGGAGGCGCTGGCCAAGGCCTGGGCGGGGGCCACGGGTGAGGAGCGCGAGCGTTTCACCACGGTGTTGGCCGAGGCACCGACGTCGCAGGACGTTGCGCTACTCGAGGGCGAGGCGCTGCGTGATCGCCGCCGCGAGGTGCGGTTGTCCGCGCGCGCGAGTCTGCTGAGACTGCCCGAATCGGCGTTTTCCCAGCGGGCGCGGACACTGGTCGCCTCCATGGTCGTGATTGAGGGCATGCTGATGATGCGCCGGCTTGCGTTACGCCTGCCGGAGACTTTTGACGCCGCGTGGAAGGCGGACGGAATCGAAGAAAAACCACCGGCGGGCACGGGGCCGCGAGCGTTCTGGGCGCGGCAATGGATTGCGAGCGTGCCGCTCTCCGCGTGGACGAGCCGGCTTGATGTGGGTGTGGAAAAACTCTTCGCACTCAATCGTGACGACGAGTGGCGCGAGATCATTTTGCTCGGTTGGATCGACGCGGCGACCGCCGCGCCGGAGAAGGAAAACGCAGAGGCATTTGCACTGCATCTCATCGGACTCGCCGACTGGCCCAAGGCCGCGCCGTCGCCTGCCGAGGTGTTGCCGCGTTTGTTGACGGTGCTCGATCCCGAGGCGGGCGCGCGCGTGCTGGCCGCCGTGCCGGCGACGGATGCGGGCGAGGGGCTGTATTTCGAGTTGTTGTTTTGCACGAGGTTTCACCTGCCGGATGCCGCCGCGCGGGAGGCGCTACAACGCTGTCTGGCGGCGTTTCAGGCCAAGCCGTATCCCCGCCTGCAATCGAACCACGCCCGGGAGCTCGCCCGCCGTCTGCCGCTGGCGACGGCGGGCGAGGCGGTGCGCCGGCTCGCCGCGCTGTCCGAACTGTCCTCACCGGCGGAGGAACTCTTGCGAGCCATCGAATTTCGTCAGCAAGTCCATCAAGCCTTCACCGTTTCCATTCCATCATGA
- the gatA gene encoding Asp-tRNA(Asn)/Glu-tRNA(Gln) amidotransferase subunit GatA, giving the protein MSTAAMSTELFNQTIAQLADELASGKITSVELTQAVIARTQAVDERVKAFNSFDAADALAQAAASDARRTAGQALGPLDGIPIGIKDVIAVTGQPLTASSKMLANFVSPYDATVTQKLKKAGAVIWGRLNLDEFAMGSSTENSAFHTTRNPYNLDCVPGGSSGGSAAALAAGEAIATLGSDTGGSIRQPAALCNVVGLKPTYGLVSRFGLIAFASSLDQIGPFNRTVEDAAITLQAIAGYDENDSTSVKVEIPDYRAALKEKKGPWRIGIPKEYFGEGLDPEVAAAVEKAIEFYKSLGCEIKPVSLPHTEYGVGVYYIIATAECSSNLSRYDGIRYGHRSADAKDIVDLYYKSRAEGFGPEVKRRIILGTYVLSSGYYDAYYLRAQKVRTLIRQDFLNAYNEVDAIITPTTPTPAFKRGAKADPLAMYLCDVYTIGVNLAGLPGISVPCGFSSSGLPIGMQLIGQPFKEADLLAIAHAYDSKHDWSRKTPNL; this is encoded by the coding sequence ATGAGCACAGCCGCCATGTCCACCGAACTTTTCAACCAAACCATCGCACAGCTCGCCGACGAACTTGCCTCGGGCAAGATCACGTCGGTTGAACTCACGCAGGCCGTCATCGCCCGCACGCAGGCGGTCGATGAGCGCGTCAAAGCGTTTAACTCCTTCGATGCCGCCGATGCCCTCGCGCAAGCCGCCGCGTCCGACGCGCGCCGCACCGCCGGCCAAGCCCTCGGACCGCTCGATGGTATCCCGATCGGTATCAAAGACGTAATCGCCGTCACCGGCCAGCCGCTCACCGCATCCTCGAAGATGCTGGCGAACTTCGTTTCGCCCTACGATGCGACCGTCACACAGAAGCTTAAAAAAGCCGGTGCCGTTATCTGGGGCCGTCTGAATCTCGACGAATTCGCCATGGGTTCCTCCACGGAGAACTCCGCGTTCCACACCACGCGCAATCCCTACAACCTCGATTGCGTCCCAGGCGGTTCCTCCGGCGGCAGCGCCGCCGCGCTCGCGGCCGGTGAAGCCATCGCCACGCTCGGCTCCGACACCGGCGGATCCATCCGCCAGCCGGCCGCGCTCTGCAATGTCGTCGGTCTCAAGCCGACCTACGGCCTCGTTTCGCGTTTCGGCCTGATCGCCTTCGCCTCGTCGCTCGACCAGATCGGCCCCTTCAATCGCACAGTCGAAGACGCCGCGATCACGCTTCAAGCAATTGCCGGTTACGACGAAAACGATTCGACCTCGGTCAAAGTTGAGATCCCCGACTATCGCGCCGCGTTGAAGGAAAAGAAAGGTCCGTGGCGCATCGGCATCCCGAAGGAATACTTCGGCGAAGGCCTCGATCCCGAGGTCGCCGCCGCCGTCGAGAAAGCGATCGAGTTCTACAAATCGCTCGGCTGCGAAATCAAACCGGTCTCGCTGCCGCACACCGAGTATGGCGTCGGCGTTTACTACATCATCGCGACCGCCGAGTGTTCCTCGAATCTGAGTCGCTACGACGGCATTCGCTACGGGCACCGTTCGGCCGACGCGAAGGACATTGTCGATCTATACTACAAGTCGCGCGCCGAAGGTTTTGGTCCCGAGGTGAAGCGCCGCATCATCCTCGGCACCTACGTGCTGAGCAGCGGTTACTACGACGCGTATTATCTGCGCGCACAAAAAGTCCGCACGCTGATCCGTCAGGATTTCCTCAACGCCTACAACGAGGTCGATGCGATCATCACGCCTACGACGCCCACGCCCGCGTTCAAACGCGGAGCCAAGGCCGACCCCTTGGCGATGTATCTGTGCGATGTTTACACCATCGGCGTAAACTTGGCGGGTTTACCCGGCATCAGCGTGCCCTGCGGTTTCTCATCGAGTGGCCTGCCCATTGGCATGCAATTGATCGGCCAGCCGTTCAAGGAAGCCGATTTGCTGGCCATCGCACATGCTTACGACTCGAAGCACGACTGGAGCCGTAAAACTCCCAATCTCTGA
- a CDS encoding DUF4132 domain-containing protein yields MSKNDDLSLPEYIQRLAASAKSEDVEFAKCLQAFIESGDFAWITRIATPSHAEEINKLGRRVGATYPWGVIEERVAEFAAGLYAAHPSRRWPNFHGLIDGVMRVVVDRESEGVEAEGRKLLEIVLKPLQHIDDLMNLISWTSYSSSFSGWVRGWDRPGRPPLRPTTFETYILGLSQAELSDAIDVDDGLCQYLLTAVAMERPADARFWLDQAVAVNGGLAKIEPKRINALIAGNALFDADGILYMEQCPTPANQAEVLVDLIKLRGIKHHPDFLKYAARPEISASPALLEMLAESAPKLAVGVLGEILKRKLYQGHPYVGPEQYEAGYAAAARALSTGGAEVFALLSESSWQGKQAAVKALVVHASEDVAPKATELSLGLLATVTVVNEREPILAVLAQHRPAWFVAAWWECLADSSKQIRAHAAGALFHVMGKEALWPAIERLGSRKADSRLGAVALLNQIDDPKVIVALGAALEAEKSSAVRAAIREALGVKGAGPVVAGTAALPAGLAELEKRLAGQKRVTKTPGAGWIDVTVLPPLYGAEGVRVGEAVIAHVLATQAAHKAIEAAPDLNGVLSQLDRARSGDFALGILNAWLVSPQDAKDRWALAVAGVLGDTRILSVLNSWIPKWCEASRGKLAEYAAQAIALQGSNEALMLLDALATRYRSKQRNIGTAAAQAFQAAAAARGLSADELGDVVVPTFGFDAEGVRDFAWEGGMARAELGVELKLSWSDPDSDKTLKGLPTSAPDALKAEVKELGKLLREAAKGQAVRLELALVRQRRWPVARWRELYETHPVLRAYATRLVWGVYGIDGALLRCFRRYPNGLLADAAGALEELPEKDACIGMVHPLELETEAVSAWRAHLGRFKVTPPFPQLDRAVERLDPLHANRRELAVAKDRSVGAGTFRSRAERRGWMRGSVVDAGGVAGYFKAFPGAGVEVSLEIEGLYIGVDPMETITLGAARFVRADSVKRGSYTYDDPQAGDVRVLAFGDVPPVVYSETVGDLKAIAGIVAAVDEGSAEV; encoded by the coding sequence ATGTCGAAGAACGACGATCTGTCCTTGCCGGAATATATCCAACGTCTCGCCGCGAGTGCGAAGAGCGAAGACGTGGAGTTTGCCAAGTGCCTTCAGGCGTTCATCGAATCCGGAGATTTTGCGTGGATCACGCGCATTGCCACTCCGTCACATGCGGAAGAAATAAACAAGTTGGGCCGCCGCGTGGGGGCGACTTATCCGTGGGGCGTTATCGAAGAACGTGTGGCTGAATTCGCGGCGGGACTTTATGCGGCGCATCCGAGTCGTCGCTGGCCTAATTTTCATGGCCTCATCGACGGTGTGATGCGTGTTGTGGTGGATCGGGAAAGCGAAGGGGTTGAGGCAGAGGGGCGAAAGCTTCTGGAGATAGTTTTGAAGCCCTTGCAGCACATCGACGACCTGATGAATTTGATCTCGTGGACATCTTATTCGAGTTCGTTCAGCGGCTGGGTGCGCGGTTGGGACCGGCCTGGCCGCCCGCCGTTGCGGCCTACCACATTTGAGACGTATATTTTGGGCCTAAGTCAGGCGGAGCTGAGCGACGCAATCGATGTGGACGACGGTTTGTGCCAATACTTGCTGACAGCCGTGGCGATGGAACGTCCGGCCGACGCCCGGTTCTGGCTCGATCAAGCCGTGGCCGTCAACGGGGGCTTGGCTAAGATCGAACCGAAGCGGATCAACGCATTAATCGCGGGCAACGCATTGTTTGATGCGGATGGCATTCTTTATATGGAGCAGTGTCCGACGCCCGCAAATCAGGCGGAGGTTTTGGTGGACCTGATCAAACTACGCGGGATAAAGCATCATCCTGATTTCCTGAAGTATGCGGCCCGACCAGAGATCTCCGCATCTCCTGCTTTGCTCGAAATGCTTGCCGAAAGCGCTCCGAAACTCGCGGTGGGTGTATTGGGTGAGATACTGAAGCGAAAGCTTTATCAGGGGCATCCGTATGTCGGACCGGAACAATATGAGGCCGGTTATGCCGCGGCTGCTCGCGCACTTTCGACTGGGGGCGCAGAAGTGTTCGCGTTGTTGAGTGAGTCCAGCTGGCAAGGGAAGCAAGCGGCTGTAAAGGCGTTGGTCGTCCACGCGTCGGAGGACGTAGCGCCGAAAGCGACTGAGCTTAGTCTTGGACTGCTCGCTACGGTGACGGTGGTCAACGAGCGCGAGCCGATTCTCGCGGTTTTGGCGCAGCATCGGCCGGCGTGGTTTGTCGCCGCTTGGTGGGAGTGTCTGGCCGATTCGTCGAAGCAGATTCGTGCCCATGCCGCAGGGGCGTTGTTTCACGTAATGGGGAAAGAGGCGCTCTGGCCTGCGATCGAGCGTCTCGGTTCACGCAAGGCGGATAGCCGGCTCGGTGCAGTCGCCTTGTTGAACCAAATTGACGATCCCAAGGTGATCGTCGCATTGGGGGCCGCCCTTGAGGCGGAGAAGTCGTCCGCAGTGCGCGCGGCGATCCGTGAAGCCCTGGGAGTGAAGGGAGCGGGGCCGGTGGTCGCTGGAACGGCCGCATTGCCGGCCGGATTGGCGGAGCTGGAGAAACGACTCGCAGGGCAGAAGCGTGTGACGAAGACACCGGGAGCTGGTTGGATCGACGTGACAGTGTTGCCGCCGCTTTACGGAGCCGAAGGTGTGCGGGTAGGGGAGGCTGTGATTGCGCATGTGCTGGCGACGCAGGCTGCGCACAAGGCGATTGAAGCCGCTCCCGATCTGAACGGCGTGCTGTCGCAGCTCGACCGGGCGCGGTCCGGGGACTTTGCGCTCGGGATCCTGAACGCGTGGCTGGTTTCTCCGCAGGACGCGAAGGATCGTTGGGCGCTGGCGGTGGCGGGAGTGCTCGGCGACACGCGGATTTTGTCGGTGTTGAATTCCTGGATACCAAAGTGGTGCGAGGCGTCGCGTGGAAAACTCGCGGAATATGCGGCGCAGGCCATCGCGCTTCAGGGGAGCAACGAGGCGCTCATGTTGCTCGACGCATTGGCGACGCGGTATCGCAGCAAGCAGCGCAACATCGGCACGGCGGCGGCGCAGGCGTTTCAGGCGGCGGCCGCGGCGCGCGGCCTGTCGGCGGATGAACTGGGCGACGTGGTCGTGCCGACGTTTGGCTTCGATGCGGAAGGCGTGCGTGATTTTGCCTGGGAGGGCGGTATGGCGCGGGCGGAACTGGGCGTCGAGCTGAAGTTGAGTTGGTCCGATCCCGATTCGGACAAGACGCTTAAGGGATTGCCGACGTCCGCTCCCGATGCACTCAAGGCCGAGGTTAAGGAACTCGGGAAACTGCTTCGCGAGGCCGCCAAGGGGCAGGCGGTGCGGCTGGAACTCGCGCTCGTGCGGCAGCGGCGTTGGCCGGTAGCGCGGTGGCGCGAACTGTATGAAACCCATCCGGTGCTGCGGGCGTATGCCACGCGTCTGGTGTGGGGCGTGTATGGAATCGACGGCGCGTTGCTGCGGTGCTTCCGTCGTTATCCGAACGGGCTGCTCGCGGATGCGGCGGGCGCGTTGGAGGAACTGCCCGAGAAGGATGCATGCATCGGGATGGTGCATCCGCTGGAACTGGAGACCGAGGCGGTGTCGGCCTGGCGCGCGCACTTGGGGCGCTTCAAGGTGACGCCTCCGTTTCCGCAACTGGATCGGGCGGTTGAGAGGCTTGATCCGCTGCATGCGAACCGGCGCGAACTGGCCGTGGCCAAGGATCGGTCCGTAGGCGCGGGCACATTCCGTTCGCGGGCGGAACGACGCGGCTGGATGCGCGGATCGGTGGTCGATGCGGGCGGGGTGGCCGGATATTTCAAGGCGTTTCCCGGCGC
- a CDS encoding DUF3127 domain-containing protein, translated as MFEITGTVKKVFEEQTFGSGFNKREFVLTTEAGKFPQDIKFECVKDKVALVGALKTGEKAKVFFDLRGREWKESYFVNLNCWKIESLGGGAADAPPVDDDGAPLPEEPGASVDEDVPF; from the coding sequence ATGTTTGAAATCACCGGCACGGTCAAAAAAGTCTTCGAAGAGCAAACGTTCGGCAGCGGCTTCAACAAGCGCGAGTTCGTGCTCACCACCGAAGCGGGCAAATTCCCGCAGGACATCAAATTCGAGTGCGTAAAGGATAAAGTCGCCCTCGTCGGCGCCCTCAAGACAGGCGAAAAAGCCAAGGTCTTTTTCGACCTGCGCGGACGCGAATGGAAAGAGAGCTATTTCGTGAACCTCAACTGCTGGAAAATCGAATCGCTCGGCGGCGGTGCTGCCGACGCGCCTCCTGTCGATGATGACGGCGCGCCCCTGCCCGAAGAGCCCGGTGCCTCGGTGGACGAAGACGTGCCGTTCTAA
- a CDS encoding SWIM zinc finger family protein, translating to MAALPTPDQITALAPDAASLKAGRDLAAPRKWTLLGADADALWGLAQGSGKEPYQTRVALDGLSTKCSCPSRKFPCKHALGLLFIAATTPAALTDKNRPAWLVEWLEGRAERQEKSKERAEQKATGAATPVDEAAKAKRQEKRAGRVDDGVALLSQWLADLARRGLADSGLNAHAAWDDIIRRMVDAQATGLARRLRYAAETARGGAGWEAGLAEHLGRLHLLLVAYAKREACDEDLRIELEQQVGWTLPQEQVLAGTPVQDTWFVAARTVREEDRLVVSNTWLRGSTSGRWAQLVRTSPLVQPAVDTWPPGRSLTGELCFYPGVEPLRALWRSDPQANPAQKESPGEESIEGLLVRYASGLALNPWRTRVPVLISARLGVLRGGGAALLDACGDALPLSADEDTRDLLLAITGGHAASMSVLWDGEALDPLAVADGDEWVPLTRQNLER from the coding sequence GTGGCCGCCCTTCCCACACCCGATCAAATCACCGCACTGGCACCGGATGCGGCGTCGCTGAAGGCTGGCCGGGATCTGGCTGCACCTCGCAAATGGACGCTTTTGGGTGCCGACGCGGATGCACTGTGGGGACTCGCCCAAGGATCAGGCAAAGAGCCGTATCAAACCCGCGTTGCTCTCGACGGGTTGTCCACCAAGTGCTCGTGTCCGAGTCGTAAATTCCCCTGCAAACACGCGCTCGGGTTGCTTTTCATTGCGGCGACCACACCCGCTGCGCTCACCGATAAAAACCGTCCTGCCTGGCTGGTCGAATGGTTGGAAGGCCGTGCCGAGCGCCAGGAAAAAAGCAAGGAACGCGCCGAGCAAAAAGCCACCGGCGCGGCCACTCCAGTTGACGAAGCCGCGAAGGCAAAGCGTCAGGAAAAGCGCGCCGGACGCGTGGACGACGGCGTGGCGTTGCTTTCGCAGTGGCTGGCCGATTTGGCGCGACGCGGCCTCGCCGATTCCGGACTCAACGCCCATGCCGCGTGGGACGACATCATCCGCCGCATGGTCGATGCGCAGGCGACCGGCTTGGCGCGCCGCCTGCGTTACGCCGCCGAGACGGCGCGAGGCGGTGCGGGGTGGGAGGCCGGGCTCGCCGAGCATCTCGGACGGTTGCACCTCCTGCTCGTCGCCTACGCGAAGCGCGAGGCATGTGACGAAGATCTGCGCATCGAACTGGAACAACAGGTCGGCTGGACACTGCCTCAGGAACAGGTGTTGGCGGGGACGCCGGTGCAAGACACTTGGTTCGTCGCCGCGCGCACTGTGCGCGAAGAAGATCGTCTGGTCGTCTCCAATACCTGGTTGCGCGGATCGACGAGCGGACGCTGGGCTCAGCTGGTCCGGACGAGTCCGCTGGTGCAGCCGGCGGTGGATACCTGGCCGCCTGGCCGGAGTTTGACCGGCGAACTGTGTTTTTATCCGGGAGTCGAACCGTTGCGCGCCTTATGGCGCTCTGATCCGCAGGCGAACCCCGCGCAAAAAGAATCGCCCGGCGAGGAATCGATCGAGGGCTTGCTGGTCCGCTATGCGTCGGGGCTTGCGCTCAACCCGTGGCGCACGCGGGTGCCTGTCCTGATTTCGGCGCGTCTCGGCGTTTTGCGCGGGGGCGGTGCCGCGTTGCTCGATGCATGTGGCGACGCATTGCCCTTGAGCGCCGATGAGGACACGCGGGATCTGCTGCTGGCGATCACCGGCGGGCACGCTGCGTCGATGTCCGTGCTTTGGGATGGCGAGGCACTCGATCCCCTTGCGGTTGCGGATGGCGACGAGTGGGTGCCGCTCACCCGGCAGAATCTGGAACGATGA
- a CDS encoding GxxExxY protein translates to MNTEINALTEQVIGAAIEVHRELGPGLLESAYQRALAHELMLRNVPFEEQKLCPIKYKDLLIEDAYRLDFLINGVVVVEIKTVESLLEIHDSQVLTYLKFSNCHVGLLMNFRSTVLTRGLRRLAL, encoded by the coding sequence ATGAATACCGAGATCAATGCACTTACCGAGCAGGTGATTGGGGCGGCCATTGAGGTTCACCGTGAGCTGGGGCCCGGGCTTTTGGAGTCAGCTTACCAACGTGCGCTGGCGCATGAGTTGATGTTGCGGAATGTGCCTTTCGAGGAACAAAAGCTCTGCCCGATTAAATACAAAGATCTCTTAATCGAGGACGCCTATCGTTTGGACTTCCTGATCAACGGAGTGGTCGTGGTTGAAATCAAAACCGTCGAGTCGCTTTTAGAAATCCACGATTCACAGGTGCTGACTTATCTCAAATTCTCTAACTGCCATGTGGGCCTCTTGATGAACTTCCGCTCTACCGTCCTCACACGTGGCCTCCGTCGCCTCGCTCTGTGA
- the gatC gene encoding Asp-tRNA(Asn)/Glu-tRNA(Gln) amidotransferase subunit GatC, producing MAANEDLNIDRIANLARLALTPEEKVKFSAQLADVLTNIEKLKQVNVDGVEPTAHAFPIYNVWADDVAKPGLSVEDVLRNAPAQRDNMIVVPKVVE from the coding sequence ATGGCAGCCAACGAAGATCTCAACATCGACCGCATCGCGAACCTCGCCCGGCTCGCGCTCACTCCCGAGGAAAAGGTCAAATTCTCCGCCCAACTCGCCGATGTGCTGACCAACATCGAGAAGCTTAAGCAGGTGAACGTCGATGGCGTCGAACCGACCGCTCACGCCTTCCCGATTTACAACGTCTGGGCCGACGACGTCGCCAAGCCGGGCCTCTCCGTTGAAGACGTTCTCCGCAACGCTCCCGCCCAGCGCGACAACATGATCGTCGTTCCCAAGGTCGTCGAATGA